In Candidatus Electrothrix scaldis, the genomic window GTTCGTTCTCTCCCTTTGGAGAAAATTTCACAATGACATGGGCCGAACGCTCCTCACTGAATGCGGTAAATTTCGGCTGTTCACCAGCGGCGGATGAACCTGGAACCTCCCCCTCTATCACACTCTCAGCAAGTGCAGGATAATCCGCATCGGGAACAGGGACAGGCTTTCTCCGTACCCGCAACATCGCCTGCTCTCCCAATGTAAAATTTCCCGGCAAATCATCCCCATTGGAGAGTAAATAGCGCCCGATATGCTCTGTGGTCCAACGCTTAGGGTCAGCAGGAAAGACATCCGACCGAGAAGCCATCTCCAAAGCAATCTTCCTCCCAATAAACCCTTGCGGACTACAATCCAATAAAAAATAGGGCAAATCGTCATATAGCCCTTGTTTGTTTTCCCCCAGCAATAAAGATGACACTCCTTCAGACGGTTCCAGAAAAAATCCCCCGTGGGCCAAAGGACGCAGAAAGGCAATAAACATTATGTTCCCCTGTGGATCAACTCTGCTTAAAGGGAGCTTGTCCGTCCCTCCAAAGGCGTTTCGTGTTACTGCATATAAAATAGCGCGCCCTTCCCGCACCCTGACGACGCGGTCCCCCATACTTCTCAAACGCCGGGATACTGCGGCCTGACTTAGTCCTGTGGCTGCCTGAATTTCCTTTGATGTGGCAGGGCCTCGCTGGAGGTACTCGATAATTTTTTCTGTCATATGATGCACTCCAACCTGAAAAAGACTCAATTCACGACTAAATTTAAAAGAAAAAATGTTATATTTAACTTTTAATCATCGGTATATTACATACAAATATAACACATAAAGAGAATAAAAAACGACTAGAATAAAATGACAAAAATCAAACTTTACTTTCTTTTCCAACCATGCTTTAACTGAAACATCAGCACAACGACGAACAATCAGAAAACAGGAGGAAATACATGGAAGATCTTGCCGTTAAGATTCAGGAATGGGTCATACTCTACGGGATCAAAGTTGGTGCAGCCATCTTAATTTTCATCCTTGGCCGCTACGCCGCGCTCACCATACGATCCTTTGTAGAAAAGATGCTCACCAAGAGCCGGGTCGATGTCACCCTGATCTCCTTTTTAACCAGTATCTCCTATGTTGCCATGATGGCCTTTGTGGTCATTGCGGCCTTGAGCAAACTGGGCATCCAAA contains:
- the yjjJ gene encoding type II toxin-antitoxin system HipA family toxin YjjJ, encoding MTEKIIEYLQRGPATSKEIQAATGLSQAAVSRRLRSMGDRVVRVREGRAILYAVTRNAFGGTDKLPLSRVDPQGNIMFIAFLRPLAHGGFFLEPSEGVSSLLLGENKQGLYDDLPYFLLDCSPQGFIGRKIALEMASRSDVFPADPKRWTTEHIGRYLLSNGDDLPGNFTLGEQAMLRVRRKPVPVPDADYPALAESVIEGEVPGSSAAGEQPKFTAFSEERSAHVIVKFSPKGENELARRWRDILLTEYHAAQILDERGYSVAATRLLEAGGRLFLESQRFDRVGEYGRMSMISLSSLDAEFTGIGAGWPQVCETLFEQGLISAEHVYEAECLWFFGKLINNTDMHLGNISMAMEGDMFSLLPIYDMCSMGFAPKSGGEVAPYHFVPRKLTKTKFVDQAALQRIEEMAYAFWERIAAEERISDEFRAFLEKGNPVGLMSLS